The segment TCGTTGGGAAACCAGCCCAGGACGTGGACGAAGATGGACAGCGACAGCAGACCGGTGAAGTAGATCGGCAGCGAGACGCCGGCCAGGGCCGTCATCATGGTGGCCCGGTCCACGACCGAGCCCTTGCGCAGCGCCGAGATGATGCCGGTGCCGGTGCCCAGGACCAGCCAGATGACCGAGGCGCCGGCGGCGAGCGAGAGAGTCACCGGCAGCCGGTCGAGCAGCACCGGCCACACCTCCTGCTCGGTCTTGAAGGAGTAGCCGAAGCAGGGCGCCGAGCAGTGCGTGATGTCGGTGCCCTGGCTGTAGTCGCGCCCGACGAACAGGCCCTTGAGGAAGAGCAGGTACTGCTCGGCGATCGGCTTGTCGAGGCCCATCTTGTGACGGATGCCCTCGACCGCGACCTTGTCGGCGATCTTGCCGACGTAGAGCAGGGCCGGGTCGCTGCCGGTGAGCTTCGGCACCATGAAGAAGATGCCGAAGGTGATCACCGAGACCACCAGCAGCAGGACGGCCACATTGACGAGCCGTCGGATGAGATACACGAGCACTGCGCTCGGCCCTGCCCGGGGCCGCCGCGACTCCTGTGGGAGTCTGCGGCGGCCCCGGCGGAGGCCTTCACCTGCCCTTCGGACTAGCTGTGCGAACTACGTGGGACTACTTGACTGGCGGCAGGTCACTTGCCGTCGCTGACACCCAGCGCC is part of the Streptomyces sp. NBC_01262 genome and harbors:
- a CDS encoding ABC transporter permease, producing the protein MLVYLIRRLVNVAVLLLVVSVITFGIFFMVPKLTGSDPALLYVGKIADKVAVEGIRHKMGLDKPIAEQYLLFLKGLFVGRDYSQGTDITHCSAPCFGYSFKTEQEVWPVLLDRLPVTLSLAAGASVIWLVLGTGTGIISALRKGSVVDRATMMTALAGVSLPIYFTGLLSLSIFVHVLGWFPNDYVNFTDNPLEWAQNLVLPWITLAFLYAATYARLTRATLLEVLNEDYIRTARAKGLKESKVIGKHALRSTLTPILTVFGLDIGALIGGAVLTETTFNLRGLGYEAVQAISQSDLPVILGVTLFAAFFVIMANLVVDLLYAVVDPRVRLG